One Rosa chinensis cultivar Old Blush chromosome 3, RchiOBHm-V2, whole genome shotgun sequence DNA window includes the following coding sequences:
- the LOC112193918 gene encoding flowering time control protein FY encodes MAHHHHPYACSSINNNPFAAQFVRSCTNYRAPSSINRVLWTPSGRRLITGSQNGEFTLWNGESFKHELRIQAHDHAIRSMAWSFDDQDWISGDDGGTIRYWKSNMINVLVNESAHHESVRDLSFCRTNLKFCSCSDDTSVKIWDFERCQQEKTLTGHGWNVTSVDWHPTNSLIASGGWDSVVKLWDARSGRELCSFYDHKNWVHSVKWNRNGNWLLTASKDQVIKLYDLRAMKELRSFRGHQNKVTALAWHPLTEDYFVSGSSDGSIFHWLVGHHTPQVEIPNAHTSSYNNNSVWDLQWHPIGHMICSGSNDRTTKFWCRTGDKSQITQNQSNSAFACHMNSNFPFPCHGPPTIATTRDEGTIGSGGVGTIIPGVGIAV; translated from the coding sequence ATGGCCCATCACCACCACCCCTACGCCTGTTCTTCGATTAACAACAACCCATTTGCTGCCCAGTTTGTGCGCTCTTGCACAAATTACAGAGCCCCTTCTTCGATCAATCGAGTTTTATGGACACCTTCTGGGAGGCGTCTTATTACAGGCTCTCAAAACGGGGAGTTCACTCTCTGGAATGGTGAGTCATTCAAACATGAATTGAGGATTCAGGCTCATGATCATGCAATCAGGTCCATGGCGTGGAGTTTTGATGATCAAGATTGGATCTCTGGTGATGATGGAGGCACAATCAGGTATTGGAAGAGTAACATGATTAATGTGCTAGTCAATGAATCTGCTCACCATGAATCGGTTCGGGACCTGAGCTTCTGTCGGACTAATTTGAAGTTTTGTTCATGTTCCGATGATACTAGTGTTAAAATCTGGGATTTTGAACGGTGCCAACAGGAGAAGACATTGACCGGCCATGGTTGGAATGTGACGAGCGTTGACTGGCACCCCACAAACTCTTTAATAGCTTCGGGTGGGTGGGACAGTGTTGTCAAACTGTGGGATGCTAGGTCAGGGAGAGAACTCTGTTCTTTTTATGATCACAAAAATTGGGTGCATTCTGTCAAGTGGAACCGAAATGGTAACTGGCTGCTGACTGCTTCCAAGGATCAAGTCATTAAGCTTTACGACTTGAGGGCTATGAAGGAACTTAGATCTTTCCGCGGCCATCAGAACAAAGTGACTGCTCTAGCTTGGCATCCTCTTACTGAAGATTATTTTGTCAGTGGGAGTAGTGATGGATCCATTTTCCATTGGCTTGTTGGGCATCATACTCCCCAGGTTGAAATTCCTAATGCACACACTAGCAGTTACAATAATAATAGTGTGTGGGATCTCCAGTGGCATCCTATTGGTCATATGATTTGTAGTGGTAGCAATGATCGCACTACCAAGTTTTGGTGCAGAACAGGAGATAAATCTCAAATCACTCAGAATCAAAGTAATTCTGCTTTTGCTTGtcacatgaacagtaattttccttttccatgtCACGGACCACCAACTATTGCTACTACTCGAGACGAAGGAACCATTGGTTCAGGAGGTGTTGGAACCATTATACCTGGTGTTGGAATTGCGGTTTAA